A window of the Salvelinus alpinus chromosome 3, SLU_Salpinus.1, whole genome shotgun sequence genome harbors these coding sequences:
- the phkg2 gene encoding phosphorylase b kinase gamma catalytic chain, liver/testis isoform isoform X1 — protein sequence MTRDIVIGDELPDWVGAKEFYQKYDPKEVIGRGVSSVVRRCVHKHTGQELAVKIIEITAEKMTAQQLEEVKSSTLKEIQVLNMVKGHSSIITLIDSYESTTFIFLVFDLMRSGELFDYLTEKVTLSEKETRCMMRCLLEAVQYLHSLNIVHRDLKPENILLDDQGHIKLSDFGFSVQLQPGKNLRELCGTPGYLAPEILKCSMDETHQGYGKEVDLWACGVILFTLLAGSPPFWHRKQLLMLRMIMEGRYQFSSPEWDDRSDTVKDLITRLLVVDPIVRLNAEQALAHSFFRQYQRDEVRHFSPRKTFRVLILSVLACIRMYCRYRRARPLTREVLARDPYSLKGVRKLIDGCAFRIYGHWVKKGEQQNRAALFQNTAKIMLLGLEDFET from the exons AGGTGTGAGTAGTGTGGTGCGCAGATGTGTGCACAAGCACACAGGGCAGGAGTTGGCAGTGAAGATTATAGAGATCACAGCTGAGAAGATGACCGCACAGCAGCTGGAAGAGGTGAAGAGCTCCACACTGAAGGAGATCCAGGTTCTCAACATGGTCAAAGGACACTCCTCTATCA TCACTCTCATTGATTCCTATGAGTCAACAACCTTCATATttttggtatttgacct CATGAGGAGTGGAGAGCTTTTCGACTACCTGACAGAGAAGGTCACTCTCAGTGAGAAGGAAACTAG gtgtatGATGCGATGTCTCCTGGAAGCTGTCCAGTACCTCCATTCCCTCAACATAGTTCACCGGGACCTGAAACCTGAAAACATTCTGCTGGATGACCAGGGACACATCAAACTCTCTGACTTTGGCTTCTCTGTCCAGCTTCAGCCAGGCAAGAatctgagag AGCTTTGTGGGACGCCAGGTTATTTGGCACCTGAAATCCTGAAATGCTCCATGGATGAGACGCATCAGGGATATGGGAAGGAAGTTGACCT CTGGGCGTGTGGGGTGATTCTGTTCACCCTGCTGGCTGGCTCTCCACCCTTCTGGCACCGCAAACAGCTGCTGATGCTCAGAATGATCATGGAGGGCCGTTACCAGTTCAGCTCCCCAGAGTGGGATGACAGGTCTGACACCGTCAAAGATCTG ATTACCAGGTTGCTGGTGGTGGACCCAATTGTCCGTCTCAACGCTGAACAAGCCTTGGCTCATTCCTTCTTTAGGCAGTACCAAAGGGACGAGGTGCGTCACTTCAGTCCCCGGAAGACATTCAGG GTACTGATCCTGAGTGTTCTGGCCTGTATCCGCATGTACTGCCGCTACCGCAGAGCCAGGCCACTGACGCGGGAGGTCCTGGCCAGAGACCCCTACTCCTTGAAGGGAGTGCGCAAACTAATCGACGGCTGCGCCTTCAGGATCTATGGACACTGGGTTAAGAAAGGGGAGCAGCAAAACAGGGCTGCCCTCTTCCAGAATACGGCTAAAATAATGCTTCTTGGTTTAGAGGACTTTGAAACTTAA
- the phkg2 gene encoding phosphorylase b kinase gamma catalytic chain, liver/testis isoform isoform X2 gives MTAQQLEEVKSSTLKEIQVLNMVKGHSSIITLIDSYESTTFIFLVFDLMRSGELFDYLTEKVTLSEKETRCMMRCLLEAVQYLHSLNIVHRDLKPENILLDDQGHIKLSDFGFSVQLQPGKNLRELCGTPGYLAPEILKCSMDETHQGYGKEVDLWACGVILFTLLAGSPPFWHRKQLLMLRMIMEGRYQFSSPEWDDRSDTVKDLITRLLVVDPIVRLNAEQALAHSFFRQYQRDEVRHFSPRKTFRVLILSVLACIRMYCRYRRARPLTREVLARDPYSLKGVRKLIDGCAFRIYGHWVKKGEQQNRAALFQNTAKIMLLGLEDFET, from the exons ATGACCGCACAGCAGCTGGAAGAGGTGAAGAGCTCCACACTGAAGGAGATCCAGGTTCTCAACATGGTCAAAGGACACTCCTCTATCA TCACTCTCATTGATTCCTATGAGTCAACAACCTTCATATttttggtatttgacct CATGAGGAGTGGAGAGCTTTTCGACTACCTGACAGAGAAGGTCACTCTCAGTGAGAAGGAAACTAG gtgtatGATGCGATGTCTCCTGGAAGCTGTCCAGTACCTCCATTCCCTCAACATAGTTCACCGGGACCTGAAACCTGAAAACATTCTGCTGGATGACCAGGGACACATCAAACTCTCTGACTTTGGCTTCTCTGTCCAGCTTCAGCCAGGCAAGAatctgagag AGCTTTGTGGGACGCCAGGTTATTTGGCACCTGAAATCCTGAAATGCTCCATGGATGAGACGCATCAGGGATATGGGAAGGAAGTTGACCT CTGGGCGTGTGGGGTGATTCTGTTCACCCTGCTGGCTGGCTCTCCACCCTTCTGGCACCGCAAACAGCTGCTGATGCTCAGAATGATCATGGAGGGCCGTTACCAGTTCAGCTCCCCAGAGTGGGATGACAGGTCTGACACCGTCAAAGATCTG ATTACCAGGTTGCTGGTGGTGGACCCAATTGTCCGTCTCAACGCTGAACAAGCCTTGGCTCATTCCTTCTTTAGGCAGTACCAAAGGGACGAGGTGCGTCACTTCAGTCCCCGGAAGACATTCAGG GTACTGATCCTGAGTGTTCTGGCCTGTATCCGCATGTACTGCCGCTACCGCAGAGCCAGGCCACTGACGCGGGAGGTCCTGGCCAGAGACCCCTACTCCTTGAAGGGAGTGCGCAAACTAATCGACGGCTGCGCCTTCAGGATCTATGGACACTGGGTTAAGAAAGGGGAGCAGCAAAACAGGGCTGCCCTCTTCCAGAATACGGCTAAAATAATGCTTCTTGGTTTAGAGGACTTTGAAACTTAA